A genomic segment from Amycolatopsis camponoti encodes:
- a CDS encoding NAD(P)/FAD-dependent oxidoreductase, with amino-acid sequence MTEPTEVVVIGGGYAGVMAANRLTRRDDVAVTLVNPRPRFVERIRLHQLAAGSGDAVVAYGDVLAERVRLVVDSVTAIDATARAVTLAGGRTLAYDYLIYAVGSTGATVPEFAYPVTTFEEARQLRPVLDAASAVTVVGAGPAGIETAAELAEAGRAVTLVCGGELGPSLHPSGRHAVAARLAKLGVTVLVDAVVSAVTRDAVRLADGRELPSPVTVWTAGFGVPDLAARSGLSTDALGRLRTDETLTSVDDDRIVAAGDAAAPSDLPYRMGCQSAIQLGPQAAETVLSRLAGTRPAPADVGFAGLCLSLGRRAGIFQFSRRDDTAIRLRISGRPGAKVKELICASIVRQLAYEARKPGARKWWVKDRRRQESLRKHLVDA; translated from the coding sequence ATGACCGAGCCCACCGAAGTGGTCGTGATCGGCGGCGGATACGCCGGCGTCATGGCCGCCAACCGCCTGACCCGGCGCGACGACGTCGCCGTCACCCTGGTCAACCCGCGGCCGCGGTTCGTCGAGCGGATCCGCCTGCACCAGCTCGCCGCCGGTTCCGGCGACGCGGTCGTGGCCTACGGCGACGTCCTCGCCGAGCGCGTCCGGCTGGTCGTGGACAGCGTGACCGCGATCGACGCGACCGCGCGCGCCGTGACCCTGGCCGGCGGCCGCACGCTGGCCTACGACTACCTGATCTACGCCGTGGGCAGCACCGGCGCGACGGTGCCCGAATTCGCCTACCCCGTCACGACTTTCGAGGAGGCCCGGCAGCTGCGGCCGGTCCTCGACGCCGCGTCCGCGGTGACGGTCGTCGGAGCCGGTCCGGCCGGGATCGAGACCGCGGCCGAACTGGCGGAAGCGGGCCGCGCCGTGACGCTGGTCTGCGGCGGGGAGCTCGGGCCGTCCCTGCACCCGAGCGGCCGGCACGCGGTGGCCGCGCGGCTGGCGAAGCTGGGTGTGACCGTGCTCGTCGACGCGGTGGTGAGCGCGGTGACGCGCGATGCCGTGCGGCTCGCCGACGGCCGCGAGCTGCCGAGCCCGGTGACCGTCTGGACCGCCGGTTTCGGTGTGCCGGACCTGGCCGCGCGCAGCGGGTTGAGCACCGACGCCCTGGGCCGCCTGCGCACGGACGAGACGCTGACCAGCGTGGACGACGACCGCATCGTCGCGGCCGGTGACGCGGCGGCGCCGTCCGACCTGCCGTACCGGATGGGCTGCCAGTCGGCGATCCAGCTCGGCCCGCAGGCGGCCGAGACCGTGCTCAGCCGGCTCGCGGGCACGCGTCCCGCCCCGGCCGACGTCGGGTTCGCCGGACTGTGCCTGAGCCTCGGGCGCCGCGCCGGCATCTTCCAGTTCTCCCGCCGCGACGACACCGCGATCCGGCTCCGCATCAGCGGCCGGCCCGGGGCGAAGGTCAAGGAGCTCATCTGTGCGAGCATCGTCAGGCAGCTGGCGTACGAGGCCCGCAAGCCCGGGGCCCGGAAGTGGTGGGTCAAGGACCGCCGGCGCCAGGAATCACTGCGGAAGCACCTGGTCGACGCGTGA
- a CDS encoding ATP-binding protein has product MTRESFEFEAEPAQIRLVRSWVRERLAAGDVPAEVAADVVLITGELATNAVRHAAGPLRALLIRADASVWVGVEDAGGSAWFDPVLPEAAPAGTGLTLVAACSDRRGLFHRRDGGKTVWAEIPLAS; this is encoded by the coding sequence ATGACACGGGAAAGTTTCGAGTTCGAAGCGGAGCCGGCGCAGATCAGGCTGGTGCGGTCGTGGGTGCGGGAGCGGCTGGCCGCGGGCGACGTGCCGGCCGAGGTGGCCGCGGACGTCGTGCTGATCACGGGGGAGCTGGCGACGAACGCCGTCCGGCACGCCGCCGGGCCCCTGCGGGCCCTGCTGATCCGGGCCGACGCCTCGGTGTGGGTCGGCGTCGAGGACGCCGGCGGGTCCGCCTGGTTCGACCCGGTGCTGCCCGAAGCCGCGCCGGCGGGGACCGGGCTCACCCTGGTCGCCGCGTGCTCCGACCGGCGCGGCCTCTTCCACCGCCGGGACGGCGGCAAGACCGTGTGGGCCGAGATCCCGCTCGCTTCCTGA
- a CDS encoding S1 family peptidase codes for MRTISDRRRRFRARAVAVAVLVGAGIAFANAAIGAPAGPALAAALGGHSLPDTTALGRDPAPPPPAPTTPKPDPILPFNAKLTSADIPVPGGGVRDGACSGSLVAPQWVVTAGHCFHDLKDARIGGRPPYTMTVTVGRLKDTDPGGQTAVVVDVRQSPVNDLAVAKLSEPVEGITPVELASKRPSVGEELQFAGWGSHSATVLGPSDHLKRGRFRVSGIASSTLEALPIGTRTVDNGPCPEDSGGPFFVSDDNDRTGRLVAIVNTGPPCPQPGAETIARVDVVADWIREQTG; via the coding sequence GTGAGGACGATTTCGGATCGACGGCGCCGCTTCCGCGCGCGGGCCGTGGCCGTCGCGGTGCTGGTGGGGGCCGGTATCGCGTTCGCCAACGCCGCCATCGGCGCGCCTGCCGGGCCGGCGCTGGCCGCGGCGCTCGGCGGGCACAGCCTGCCCGACACCACCGCACTGGGCCGTGACCCGGCGCCACCGCCGCCGGCCCCGACGACGCCCAAGCCCGACCCGATCCTGCCCTTCAACGCGAAACTCACGTCGGCGGACATCCCGGTCCCGGGCGGCGGCGTGCGCGACGGCGCCTGCAGCGGCTCGCTGGTGGCGCCGCAGTGGGTCGTCACGGCCGGGCACTGCTTCCACGACCTCAAGGACGCCCGCATCGGCGGCCGGCCGCCGTACACGATGACTGTGACGGTCGGGCGGCTCAAGGACACCGACCCCGGCGGGCAGACGGCGGTGGTCGTCGACGTCCGCCAGTCGCCGGTCAACGACCTCGCGGTGGCGAAGCTCAGCGAGCCGGTGGAGGGCATCACCCCGGTGGAGCTGGCCTCGAAGCGCCCGTCGGTCGGCGAAGAGCTGCAGTTCGCCGGCTGGGGCTCGCACTCGGCGACCGTGCTCGGCCCGTCCGACCACCTCAAGCGCGGGCGGTTCCGGGTCTCGGGCATCGCCTCCTCGACCCTGGAGGCGCTGCCGATCGGCACGCGCACCGTGGACAACGGCCCCTGCCCGGAAGACTCGGGCGGCCCGTTCTTCGTCTCGGACGACAACGACCGCACCGGGCGCCTGGTGGCGATCGTCAACACCGGGCCGCCGTGCCCCCAGCCGGGCGCGGAGACGATCGCCCGGGTCGACGTGGTGGCGGACTGGATCCGCGAGCAGACCGGCTGA
- a CDS encoding TetR/AcrR family transcriptional regulator: MARAGEEATARPGGRPRDAALDEAIIQATRERLVRDGYSLMTIGDIASDAKVSRPTLYRRWSTKFELVVDALDYGFRKQRDMYAVDLSSMAPREALVEAVRRLDPAYFNPDAMVLMGNFAGEANRTPELLGILREHAVEPRVALVENVLTRLQETGAVRDGVDKHTIATMCFGSYFAAFYRGESRDDIPESVVSVLWPAIATASRKRE; this comes from the coding sequence ATGGCTCGAGCAGGCGAAGAAGCGACGGCCCGGCCCGGGGGCCGTCCCCGCGACGCCGCTCTCGACGAGGCGATCATCCAGGCCACCCGGGAACGCCTCGTCCGCGACGGCTATTCGCTCATGACCATCGGTGACATCGCCTCGGACGCGAAGGTCAGCCGCCCGACGCTCTACCGGCGGTGGAGCACGAAGTTCGAGCTGGTCGTCGACGCGCTGGACTACGGCTTCCGCAAGCAGCGGGACATGTACGCCGTCGACCTGAGCAGCATGGCGCCGCGGGAGGCGCTCGTCGAAGCCGTCCGCCGGCTGGACCCGGCCTACTTCAACCCGGACGCCATGGTCCTCATGGGCAACTTCGCCGGCGAGGCGAACCGCACGCCGGAGCTGCTCGGGATCCTGCGCGAGCACGCGGTCGAACCGCGGGTCGCGCTGGTCGAGAACGTGCTGACCCGGCTGCAGGAAACCGGCGCGGTGCGGGACGGCGTCGACAAGCACACCATCGCGACGATGTGCTTCGGCAGCTACTTCGCCGCCTTCTACCGCGGCGAGAGCCGGGACGACATTCCCGAATCGGTCGTTTCGGTGCTGTGGCCCGCGATCGCGACGGCGTCGCGCAAGCGCGAGTAG
- a CDS encoding DUF4863 family protein, with protein sequence MTTAQQLIDRSVPFLDAVKNRTAGGELETWLNDHHGPGSPLYDDLARMITDGVRAGWAANIEVDGPKYRRSRIADPLDVLNWFSVTAVYMDSVEPYRGQYHQHPYGELNLVVPLDASAKLRGPRGWSGPGWTAPGPGSHHYPEVKGGALIALFFLPAGRISYDITPPAE encoded by the coding sequence ATGACCACCGCCCAGCAGCTGATCGACCGCAGCGTCCCGTTCCTCGACGCCGTCAAGAACCGGACCGCGGGCGGGGAGCTGGAAACCTGGCTCAACGACCACCACGGACCCGGCAGCCCGCTCTACGACGACCTGGCGCGCATGATCACCGACGGCGTCCGGGCCGGCTGGGCGGCGAACATCGAGGTGGACGGCCCGAAGTACCGGCGCAGCCGGATCGCCGACCCCCTGGACGTCCTGAACTGGTTCAGTGTCACCGCCGTCTACATGGACAGCGTCGAGCCCTACCGCGGGCAGTACCACCAGCACCCGTACGGCGAGCTCAACCTGGTGGTGCCGCTCGACGCGAGCGCGAAGCTGCGGGGCCCGCGCGGCTGGAGCGGCCCGGGCTGGACCGCCCCGGGTCCGGGGAGCCACCACTACCCGGAGGTCAAGGGCGGCGCCCTGATCGCCCTCTTCTTCCTGCCGGCGGGCCGCATCTCCTACGACATCACGCCGCCGGCCGAGTGA
- a CDS encoding nitroreductase — MSTTVEEALLTRRSCRAFRPDPVPRAEVERLLDLAARSASNSNSQPWRVHVLTGAAKAALSADLLGAHDEGRRSAGEFAYQPGADQWREPFRSRRRRFGEGLYRDALGIEPGDAAGRAGHHRRNYDFFGAPVGMVVTVSRLPLQGALVDAGLFLQALMLAARGAGLHTCAQASLLDYHPILRRHLGVPADHVIVCGIALGYADESHPIAGHRTTREPVSAFATFHGALDDPG; from the coding sequence GTGAGCACCACCGTCGAGGAGGCGCTGCTGACCCGCCGCAGCTGCCGCGCGTTCCGGCCGGACCCGGTGCCGCGCGCGGAGGTGGAGCGGCTGCTGGACCTGGCGGCGCGGTCGGCCAGCAACTCCAACAGCCAGCCGTGGCGGGTGCACGTGCTCACCGGCGCGGCGAAGGCGGCGCTGAGCGCGGACCTGCTGGGCGCGCACGACGAGGGCCGCCGCTCGGCCGGGGAGTTCGCCTACCAGCCCGGCGCGGACCAGTGGCGCGAACCGTTCCGCTCGCGCCGCCGCCGGTTCGGCGAAGGGCTCTACCGCGACGCGCTCGGCATCGAGCCCGGCGACGCCGCCGGCCGCGCCGGGCACCACCGGCGCAACTACGACTTCTTCGGCGCCCCGGTCGGCATGGTCGTGACGGTCAGCCGGCTGCCCCTGCAGGGCGCGCTGGTCGACGCGGGCCTGTTCCTGCAGGCGCTGATGCTGGCGGCGCGCGGAGCCGGCCTGCACACGTGCGCGCAGGCGTCGCTGCTCGACTACCACCCGATCCTGCGCCGGCACCTCGGTGTGCCGGCCGATCACGTGATCGTCTGCGGGATCGCGCTCGGGTACGCCGACGAAAGCCACCCGATCGCCGGTCACCGCACGACCCGCGAGCCGGTGTCGGCGTTCGCGACCTTCCACGGTGCCCTCGACGACCCGGGCTGA
- a CDS encoding CU044_5270 family protein: protein MDELDLIRDRADTIGFAPAEHLTPARERLLAAARGERPHRSRRLFWAAGASIGLAAAITAVVALAPADRVGIGAGVAHADPVKVLTEAASSALKEPAKPPRPDQFLYVKTEYAIPPNREVWLSVDGTRDSLIGNSKEGGCRNGKAPMYGTNDPRAEGTLEDCVPESVYRTDLPTTADAMLAYLYGKEADRDGRATYIGKAVYTLAYEQVLQPASYAALFEAAAKVPGLTALDHVTDGAGRPGVGIRFPVPPGSSPKAQPIVLVFDATTYQFLGTEDSAVMVKTYVDEVGRRP from the coding sequence ATGGATGAGCTCGACCTGATCCGCGACCGCGCGGACACCATCGGCTTCGCGCCGGCGGAGCACCTCACCCCGGCCCGGGAGCGACTGCTGGCCGCGGCCCGCGGCGAACGGCCGCACCGGTCCCGGCGCCTGTTCTGGGCCGCCGGCGCCTCGATCGGCCTGGCCGCGGCGATCACCGCGGTCGTCGCGCTCGCGCCGGCCGATCGGGTGGGCATCGGCGCCGGCGTCGCGCACGCCGACCCGGTCAAGGTGCTGACCGAAGCGGCGAGCAGCGCCCTGAAGGAGCCGGCCAAGCCGCCGCGCCCGGATCAGTTCCTGTACGTGAAGACCGAATACGCCATTCCCCCTAACCGCGAGGTCTGGCTCTCGGTCGACGGCACCCGGGACAGCCTGATCGGCAACTCCAAGGAAGGTGGCTGCCGCAACGGCAAGGCGCCGATGTACGGCACGAACGACCCGCGCGCGGAAGGGACGCTCGAGGACTGCGTACCCGAGTCGGTCTACCGGACGGACCTGCCGACGACGGCCGACGCGATGCTGGCCTACCTCTACGGAAAGGAGGCCGATCGCGACGGCCGGGCCACCTACATCGGCAAGGCCGTCTACACCCTCGCCTACGAGCAGGTCCTCCAGCCGGCGTCCTACGCGGCGCTGTTCGAGGCGGCGGCGAAGGTGCCGGGCCTGACGGCCCTGGACCACGTCACCGACGGCGCCGGCCGCCCGGGCGTCGGGATCAGGTTTCCGGTGCCCCCGGGCTCCTCGCCGAAGGCGCAGCCGATCGTGCTGGTTTTCGACGCCACGACGTACCAGTTCCTGGGTACCGAGGACAGCGCCGTGATGGTGAAGACCTACGTCGACGAGGTGGGGCGGCGCCCCTGA
- a CDS encoding RNA polymerase sigma factor — MTPEDTEADGDASVIARSRQEPSLFAVIFDRHARHIHRYLVRRLGPTAADDVLADTFLIAFGKRAKFDLTRPDARPWLYGIATNLVSRRWRAEVRELKLRLAVGPPAVDDGHADRVADRVSAQALGADLDRALAALRPRERDVLLLVAAEGLGYQEVAEALGIPVGTVKSRLNRARTRVRAELGALDLVKETFSHG, encoded by the coding sequence ATGACCCCGGAAGACACCGAAGCCGACGGCGACGCGAGCGTGATCGCGCGGTCACGGCAGGAGCCGAGCCTGTTCGCGGTCATCTTCGACCGCCACGCCCGGCACATCCACCGCTATCTGGTCCGGCGGCTGGGCCCGACCGCGGCGGACGACGTCCTCGCGGACACCTTCCTCATCGCGTTCGGCAAGCGCGCGAAGTTCGACCTCACGCGGCCGGACGCCCGGCCCTGGCTCTACGGCATCGCCACCAACCTCGTCTCGCGCCGGTGGCGGGCCGAAGTGCGGGAGCTGAAGCTCCGCCTGGCCGTCGGGCCGCCCGCCGTGGACGACGGCCACGCCGACCGGGTCGCCGACCGGGTCAGTGCCCAGGCGCTGGGCGCGGACCTCGACCGGGCGCTGGCCGCCTTGCGTCCGCGCGAGCGGGACGTCCTGCTGCTCGTCGCCGCGGAAGGGCTGGGCTACCAGGAGGTCGCCGAAGCGCTGGGCATCCCCGTCGGCACCGTGAAATCGCGGCTCAACCGCGCCCGCACCCGCGTCCGCGCCGAGCTCGGCGCCCTCGACCTCGTGAAGGAGACCTTCAGCCATGGATGA
- a CDS encoding LLM class flavin-dependent oxidoreductase: MRFQVLDILPHLTNPVTGRRVRTDERFAQALTSARYAEEFGFDAVALGERHAGHFLSSGVTVLLGAIAATTSRVRIQTGVAVLSVHDPLRVAEDYATVDQLSRGRLELVIGKGNELRQLPMFGIANGDQWDALAEKYELLRRLWREEDVTWEGRFRGPLAEATSLPRPFAGAPRVWHGSATTLTSAELAARWGDPLFSANAIQPRDNYTVLIEHYRKQYAEHGHDPRFAFVGAGAGFLYLADTTQEAREAFGPTYEKIVEFFNRPGNHTPGNAMEFPTIDDAIARGPVLVGSPQQIAEKILWWHEAFGHDLQSFSLPTMIPHEQQLAMLERFAAEVVPVVRAAAPTTLWTDQDPYGGRPAVHGRTVADAAGTIEGAAL, encoded by the coding sequence ATGAGATTCCAGGTCCTGGACATCCTGCCCCACCTGACCAACCCGGTGACGGGTCGCCGGGTCCGCACCGATGAGCGCTTCGCGCAGGCCCTGACCTCGGCGCGCTACGCCGAGGAGTTCGGGTTCGACGCCGTCGCGCTCGGGGAACGCCACGCGGGCCACTTCCTGAGCAGCGGCGTGACCGTGCTGCTGGGCGCCATCGCCGCGACGACGAGCCGGGTCCGGATCCAGACCGGCGTCGCGGTCCTGTCGGTCCACGACCCGCTGCGGGTGGCGGAGGACTACGCCACGGTCGACCAGCTCTCGCGCGGCCGGCTGGAGCTGGTGATCGGCAAGGGCAACGAGCTGCGCCAGCTGCCGATGTTCGGCATCGCGAACGGCGACCAGTGGGACGCGCTCGCCGAGAAGTACGAGCTGCTGCGGCGGCTCTGGCGCGAGGAGGACGTCACCTGGGAGGGACGCTTCCGCGGCCCGCTGGCCGAGGCGACCAGCCTGCCGCGCCCGTTCGCCGGCGCGCCCCGCGTCTGGCACGGCTCGGCGACCACGCTGACCTCGGCCGAGCTGGCGGCCAGGTGGGGCGATCCGCTCTTTTCGGCCAACGCGATCCAGCCCCGCGACAACTACACCGTGCTGATCGAGCACTACCGCAAGCAGTACGCGGAGCACGGCCACGACCCGCGCTTCGCCTTCGTCGGCGCCGGGGCGGGGTTCCTCTACCTGGCCGACACGACGCAGGAGGCGCGGGAGGCCTTCGGGCCGACGTACGAGAAGATCGTCGAGTTCTTCAACCGGCCCGGCAACCACACACCGGGCAACGCGATGGAGTTCCCGACCATCGACGACGCGATCGCGCGCGGGCCGGTGCTGGTCGGCAGCCCGCAGCAGATCGCCGAGAAGATCCTGTGGTGGCACGAGGCGTTCGGGCACGACCTGCAGTCCTTCAGCCTGCCCACGATGATCCCGCACGAACAGCAGCTCGCCATGCTCGAACGCTTCGCCGCCGAGGTCGTGCCCGTGGTGCGCGCGGCCGCGCCGACGACGCTGTGGACCGACCAGGACCCGTACGGCGGCCGTCCCGCCGTCCACGGGCGCACCGTCGCCGATGCGGCGGGCACCATCGAAGGAGCCGCGCTGTGA
- a CDS encoding LLM class flavin-dependent oxidoreductase yields MTADSLHFNAFIWPNGYHESAWRVVDDDVRGVLGLPYYANIARTAERGLMDSIFLADNIAIAEYRVTHLPQTQFDPISVLSALAAVTEKIGLIGTGSTTYNKPWELARRFATLDHLSGGRAGWNIVTTITPLAAANFGDKAHPDHADRYERAHEFVDVVTRAWDSWDDDAIVGDRENGVWADRAKLHAPRFHGRFYDVEGVLPFPRSPQGHPVLVQAGQSAAGIGLAARYAELVFSGPPSLEAAVKFRAELDAQVVAAGRDPSRVRVLPALMVTLGGTEAEAKARAQRLEDLASPEFRWQNALYTAGLDPDAFDPDAPLPAELRAGGGSSRLQQLAAAARERPDAPLREIAGRITGGAGQVHFVGTPEQLADHVLTWQDAGAVDGFTIMGSTLPYELAAFVEHVVPILQRKGRYRTEYAGSTLREHLAS; encoded by the coding sequence GTGACCGCAGATTCCCTGCACTTCAACGCTTTCATCTGGCCGAACGGCTACCACGAGTCGGCGTGGCGGGTGGTCGACGACGACGTCCGCGGGGTGCTCGGGCTGCCGTACTACGCGAACATCGCGCGGACCGCCGAGCGCGGCCTGATGGACTCGATCTTCCTGGCCGACAACATCGCCATCGCCGAATACCGCGTGACGCACCTCCCGCAGACCCAGTTCGACCCGATCTCGGTGCTGTCGGCGCTGGCCGCGGTCACCGAGAAGATCGGCCTGATCGGGACGGGGTCGACGACCTACAACAAGCCGTGGGAGCTGGCCCGCCGGTTCGCCACGCTGGACCACCTCAGCGGCGGGCGGGCCGGCTGGAACATCGTCACCACCATCACCCCGCTGGCCGCGGCCAACTTCGGCGACAAGGCCCACCCCGACCACGCCGACCGGTACGAGCGCGCCCACGAGTTCGTCGATGTCGTCACCCGGGCGTGGGACAGCTGGGACGACGACGCGATCGTCGGCGACCGTGAGAACGGCGTCTGGGCCGACCGCGCCAAGCTGCACGCGCCGCGCTTCCACGGCAGGTTCTACGACGTCGAAGGCGTGCTGCCGTTCCCGCGGTCGCCGCAGGGGCACCCGGTGCTCGTCCAGGCGGGACAGTCGGCCGCCGGGATCGGGCTCGCCGCCCGGTACGCCGAGCTGGTGTTCTCCGGGCCGCCGTCGCTCGAAGCCGCCGTGAAGTTCCGCGCCGAGCTGGACGCCCAGGTCGTCGCGGCCGGCCGGGATCCCTCGCGGGTGCGGGTCCTGCCCGCGCTGATGGTGACCCTCGGCGGCACCGAGGCCGAGGCAAAGGCACGGGCACAGCGGCTCGAAGACCTGGCCAGCCCGGAGTTCCGCTGGCAGAACGCGCTGTACACGGCCGGTCTCGACCCGGACGCGTTCGACCCGGACGCCCCGCTGCCCGCCGAGCTGCGGGCCGGGGGCGGGTCTTCCCGGCTGCAGCAGCTCGCCGCGGCGGCGCGGGAGCGTCCGGACGCCCCGTTGCGCGAGATCGCGGGCCGGATCACCGGGGGAGCGGGGCAGGTGCACTTCGTGGGCACGCCCGAGCAGCTCGCCGACCACGTGCTCACCTGGCAGGACGCCGGCGCGGTCGACGGGTTCACCATCATGGGATCGACGCTGCCCTACGAGCTGGCCGCGTTCGTCGAGCACGTGGTGCCGATCCTGCAGCGCAAGGGCCGGTACCGCACCGAATACGCGGGCTCGACGCTGCGTGAGCACCTCGCGTCGTGA
- a CDS encoding ABC transporter substrate-binding protein: MGWTRNIRVAALVAVAALGLTACGGGDDKPAAAGKGGAPIVVASFNFTDSQILAEIYAQALEAKGYPVTRKLNLGSRELIYPSLKSGELQFIPEYQGSAIAAGFGADPVKDAKGEHEQLAKLLEPSGVSLLDYAAAEDKNTYIVKADLAQSKGLATIGDLKKLDKVVLAGGPECEKRLTCFKGFTDVYKLTNATFQTVQELGPRVQQLDSGAVTVIPVDSVSPLAGDPKYVALKDDLSMVPTENVVPAVTKKVLDERGADFAAAVNAVSAKLTTEGMRDLNKKVDSDGEKAADVAKDWLSQQGLA, translated from the coding sequence GTGGGCTGGACCCGGAACATCCGAGTGGCCGCGCTGGTGGCGGTGGCCGCTCTGGGCCTGACAGCGTGCGGCGGCGGGGACGACAAGCCCGCCGCGGCGGGCAAGGGCGGGGCGCCGATCGTCGTCGCGTCCTTCAACTTCACCGACAGCCAGATCCTGGCCGAGATCTACGCCCAGGCGCTGGAAGCGAAGGGCTACCCGGTGACGCGCAAGCTGAACCTGGGCTCGCGGGAGCTGATCTACCCGTCGCTGAAGTCCGGTGAGCTGCAGTTCATCCCGGAGTACCAGGGCTCGGCGATCGCCGCCGGGTTCGGCGCGGACCCGGTGAAGGACGCCAAGGGCGAGCACGAGCAGCTGGCGAAGCTGCTCGAGCCCAGCGGCGTCTCGCTGCTGGACTACGCCGCGGCCGAAGACAAGAACACCTACATCGTGAAGGCCGACCTGGCGCAGTCGAAGGGCCTCGCGACCATCGGCGACCTGAAGAAGCTCGACAAGGTCGTCCTGGCCGGCGGCCCGGAGTGCGAGAAGCGGCTGACGTGCTTCAAGGGATTCACGGACGTCTACAAGCTGACGAACGCGACGTTCCAGACGGTCCAGGAGCTCGGGCCGCGGGTGCAGCAGCTCGACTCCGGCGCGGTCACGGTCATCCCGGTCGACTCGGTGAGCCCGCTGGCCGGTGACCCGAAGTACGTCGCGCTGAAGGACGACCTGTCGATGGTGCCGACCGAGAACGTGGTCCCGGCGGTGACGAAGAAGGTGCTCGACGAGCGCGGTGCGGACTTCGCGGCCGCGGTCAACGCGGTGAGCGCGAAGCTCACGACGGAGGGGATGCGCGACCTGAACAAGAAGGTCGACTCGGACGGTGAGAAGGCCGCGGACGTGGCGAAGGACTGGCTGTCGCAGCAGGGCCTGGCGTGA
- a CDS encoding TetR/AcrR family transcriptional regulator: MDTLDTLRTRKKAATRQSLHEAALRLAMERGLDGVTVEDIADAVGVSRRTFSNYFTNKEDAILHADRERTGVLVSLVSGRPAGERPWQALRTASRELYHGRAVPDREWVAQLRLLRRHPSLLAQQAGDQITLERDLAAVLVARGHDLDEPLARLMTATFLAAVRTASVLWLEDSAERPLPDLIDELLGRVDFR, from the coding sequence ATGGACACCCTCGACACGCTCCGCACCCGCAAGAAGGCGGCGACGCGGCAGTCGTTGCACGAGGCCGCGCTGCGCCTGGCGATGGAGCGCGGGCTGGACGGCGTGACGGTCGAGGACATCGCCGACGCGGTGGGCGTGTCCCGCCGGACGTTCTCGAACTACTTCACGAACAAGGAAGACGCGATCCTGCACGCCGACCGCGAACGGACGGGCGTGCTGGTGTCCCTGGTCTCCGGCCGGCCGGCCGGCGAGAGGCCGTGGCAGGCACTGCGGACGGCGAGCCGCGAGCTGTACCACGGCCGGGCGGTCCCGGACCGCGAGTGGGTGGCGCAGCTGCGGTTGCTGCGGCGGCACCCGTCCCTGCTGGCACAGCAGGCCGGCGACCAGATCACGTTGGAGCGCGACCTGGCCGCGGTGCTGGTCGCCCGCGGCCACGACCTCGACGAGCCGTTGGCCCGCCTCATGACGGCGACGTTCCTGGCGGCGGTGCGGACCGCGAGCGTGCTGTGGCTGGAGGATTCGGCGGAGCGGCCGCTGCCCGACCTCATCGACGAGTTGCTGGGCCGCGTCGACTTCCGCTGA